The Brassica napus cultivar Da-Ae chromosome C7, Da-Ae, whole genome shotgun sequence genome has a segment encoding these proteins:
- the LOC106352162 gene encoding two-component response regulator ARR9-like isoform X1 produces the protein MGIAAADWKFHVLVVDDSLFDWKLIERLVRVSGYKALEFLGLRQGIESNDPISYFFISSGSRSEFYHYMIGCDLLKKVKVFNLYDRQ, from the exons ATGGGTATTGCAGCAGCGGATTGGAAGTTTCATGTTTTAGTTGTTGATGACAGTTTATTTGATTGGAAACTCATAGAGAGATTGGTTCGGGTTTCTGGCTATAAGGCTTTAGAGTTTCTGGGTTTAAGACAAGGTATTGAGAGTAACGACCCAATCAGCTATTTCTTCATCTCCTCAG GAAGTAGAAGTGAATTTTACCATTATATGATTGGTTGTGATTTGCTCAAGAAAGTTAAG GTTTTTAATCTTTATGACCGACAGTGA
- the LOC106352162 gene encoding two-component response regulator ARR9-like isoform X2, which produces MGIAAADWKFHVLVVDDSLFDWKLIERLVRVSGYKALEFLGLRQGIESNDPISYFFISSGSRSEFYHYMIGCDLLKKVK; this is translated from the exons ATGGGTATTGCAGCAGCGGATTGGAAGTTTCATGTTTTAGTTGTTGATGACAGTTTATTTGATTGGAAACTCATAGAGAGATTGGTTCGGGTTTCTGGCTATAAGGCTTTAGAGTTTCTGGGTTTAAGACAAGGTATTGAGAGTAACGACCCAATCAGCTATTTCTTCATCTCCTCAG GAAGTAGAAGTGAATTTTACCATTATATGATTGGTTGTGATTTGCTCAAGAAAGTTAAG TGA